In Solanum pennellii chromosome 7, SPENNV200, the following are encoded in one genomic region:
- the LOC107024328 gene encoding uncharacterized protein LOC107024328, protein MMNNTYSPIRETAQEGTDSYYHEEPSSIWCACFRFPCFPSTQKEGEANSLLHERENRDSWIVKNMKELKEYSELIAGPKWKNLVRKIGKYCNPKKSSAKTTQFQYDSDSYALNFDNGDGDGREDDDGLLRNFSSRFAAPFSGFVANNNPNKNDGL, encoded by the coding sequence ATGATGAACAACACTTATTCACCTATCAGAGAAACTGCCCAAGAAGGAACAGATTCCTATTATCACGAAGAACCCTCTTCAATTTGGTGCGCTTGTTTCAGATTCCCCTGTTTCCCATCAACCCAAAAAGAAGGAGAAGCAAATTCTCTACTCCATGAAAGAGAAAACAGAGATTCATGGATAGTGAAAAATAtgaaggaattgaaagagtattCTGAACTTATAGCTGGACCCAAATGGAAGAATTTGGTCAGGAAGATCGGAAAATACTGTAACCCTAAGAAATCTTCAGCTAAAACGACGCAGTTTCAGTATGATTCAGATAGTTATGCTCTCAATTTCGACAATGGCGATGGTGATGGCAGGGAAGATGATGATGGGCTTTTACGTAATTTCTCATCTCGATTTGCTGCTCCTTTTTCTGGTTTTGTTGCTAATAATAATCCAAATAAAAATGATGGTTTGTGA
- the LOC107026002 gene encoding uncharacterized protein LOC107026002 gives MAFDQNSVPKDLRPLNIVRTVPEESGIAPVTTSGRTVEGFYGNLTRDVGGSPGTIQGVYYPTTVTDAGFVGLGYTNAGPGAAGWVPQVVASQPPGVVSVGVMNSGTGSSQNLHSVARVASNVSERASDDGGDGSVSGRKVKFLCSFGGRIIPRPSDGALRYVGGQTRIISVRRDVSFAELVRKMVDTCGQDVTIKYQLPDEDLDALVSVSCPEDLENMMDEYEKLVERASDGSAKLRVFLFSASEVESSGLAQFGDLQDSGQRYVEAVNGISNGVSGIGLTRKGSNASAGSTQNSEFSGAEAVDVLGHGQGELRAVPSFDTLSPSGTSATSQEPSYRLVSTDANPATHADASISPMTIPLVVPGSVPTLSAQLEHGLEKTVPVTAQQQQMGYDMQQTGVTYQGTTAYFPAYVDPQRETVNRTEYVQIPSQMGFPRQLLGTVGPVMNQQHIISGGPTQKFVPALHMTMAPSGHVSMNQNLVASQIQPQHFRLEHYPAEGTLGQRVVQIPVDQGYNAYQHHAPPAGLGGAYGWHHIPQTHQMPLSEGQVPQPLVTGSEALPRFDDCLMCQKSLPHAHSDTVVQEQREIPASSVSDFNPVYHSLRLDEMGHPIYRAVTTGTLGEPAIEQQGAAVGQRTGGQIDHGGGKGQGEVIGSSQTVDKQYEYDRSLQQPEFAEHQKASVPPQGMIGLTGTVQPPYGVFVGAVPQPCHGNATEQLLVPSQYQVKQEVAANKPVSSDLLKVGSVPGQTLDNLSGESPKNYCGTAPTMLPKEDNIESLTAYNHLRQIEGRMENLLMHPAEILANNEQSKPAVDNFRREDILNNRVQQFGGREVYPGLVTSNVNSNEIPVPHGNPFLPNIQAAEGYEVSQHLVMTNPGVHAQPNYGVNHLIPSEVSPHLTALSAHATERTPAIAEQKDGVQHFQPMVSPTTAEMTILDGTSPCVQENSNSLYSNQDPWNLHHDSHFPPPKPSKLQLKKEAVGTKGENRFGNTNELPTTANGGLQTQIRLEDGAYLPSGNTDYSSDQSWSKKGSEEEMIKQELQAVAEGVAASVLQSSTPSNADLSSHGRSESPSSSQQNVESINAGKDPKDKFEETKTKFPERANFGFPVSGGIGRLQIIKNDDLEEIRELGSGTFGTVYHGKWRGTDVAIKRINDRCFAGKASEQERMRDDFWNEAIKLADLHHPNVVAFYGVVLDGPGGSVATVTEYMVNGSLRNALQKNERNLDKRKRLVIAMDVAFGMEYLHGKNIVHFDLKSDNLLVNLRDPHRPICKVGDLGLSKVKCQTLISGGVRGTLPWMAPELLNGSSSLVSEKVDVFSFGIVLWELLTGEEPYAELHYGAIIGGIVSNTLRPPVPESCDPDWRSLMERCWSAEPSERPNFTEIANELRVMQSKIPPKGQNQQSSPSANTNQAKT, from the exons ATGGCTTTTGATCAAAATTCAGTACCCAAAGATTTGAGGCCGTTGAACATTGTTAGGACAGTGCCCGAAGAATCGGGTATTGCTCCTGTGACTACATCTGGTAGAACAGTTGAGGGGTTTTATGGTAACCTGACCCGGGATGTTGGAGGTAGTCCTGGAACTATACAGGGGGTTTATTACCCTACTACTGTAACGGATGCCGGGTTTGTAGGTTTAGGTTATACCAATGCTGGTCCAGGGGCGGCTGGATGGGTCCCACAGGTTGTGGCTTCGCAGCCACCGGGTGTTGTGAGTGTTGGTGTTATGAATTCAGGTACTGGGTCGTCGCAGAATTTGCATTCTGTGGCGCGGGTTGCAAGTAATGTGTCTGAGCGTGCTAGTGATGATGGTGGTGATGGTTCGGTGTCAGGGAGAAAAGTTAAGTTTTTGTGCAGTTTTGGGGGGAGGATAATCCCGAGGCCGAGTGATGGGGCATTGAGATATGTGGGTGGACAGACTAGGATTATTAGTGTTAGGAGGGATGTGAGTTTTGCTGAACTGGTACGCAAAATGGTAGATACTTGTGGGCAGGATGTGACGATTAAGTACCAGTTGCCTGATGAGGATCTTGATGCACTTGTGTCTGTTTCTTGTCCTGAAGATCTGGAAAATATGATGGATGAGTATGAAAAATTGGTTGAAAGAGCGTCCGATGGGTCAGCTAAATTAAGGGTGTTTCTGTTTTCGGCTTCTGAGGTGGAATCATCCGGTTTGGCGCAATTTGGAGATCTGCAAGATAGTGGACAGAGGTATGTCGAGGCAGTGAATGGGATTAGTAATGGAGTTAGTGGTATTGGCCTTACTAGGAAAGGGAGTAACGCTAGTGCTGGTTCCACCCAGAACTCGGAATTTAGTGGCGCTGAAGCCGTGGATGTCTTAGGTCATGGTCAAGGGGAGCTTAGAGCTGTACCTTCTTTTGACACGCTATCACCTAGTGGGACTTCTGCTACCTCTCAAGAACCTTCTTACAGATTGGTGTCTACAGATGCAAATCCTGCAACTCATGCTGATGCTTCTATCTCTCCAATGACCATTCCATTAGTTGTTCCTGGGTCTGTGCCAACCTTATCTGCTCAGTTGGAGCATGGGTTAGAGAAAACTGTGCCTGTCACTGCACAGCAGCAACAAATGGGTTATGATATGCAGCAAACAGGAGTAACTTATCAAGGGACTACAGCATATTTCCCAGCTTATGTGGATCCTCAGAGGGAGACAGTAAACCGTACAGAGTATGTTCAGATCCCTTCTCAGATGGGATTCCCAAGACAGCTTTTGGGAACTGTTGGGCCAGTAATGAACCAGCAACATATAATTTCTGGTGGTCCAACTCAGAAGTTTGTCCCTGCTCTTCACATGACAATGGCTCCTTCTGGTCATGTCAGTATGAATCAGAACCTGGTTGCCTCACAGATTCagccccaacattttaggttagAACATTATCCTGCAGAAGGCACATTGGGGCAGAGAGTTGTGCAGATTCCTGTTGACCAAGGGTACAATGCTTATCAGCATCACGCCCCTCCTGCAGGTCTTGGAGGAGCTTATGGATGGCACCATATTCCACAAACACATCAGATGCCACTTTCTGAAGGCCAAGTGCCTCAGCCACTGGTTACTGGTTCTGAGGCATTACCCAGGTTTGATGACTGTCTAATGTGTCAAAAATCGCTGCCTCATGCACATTCAGATACAGTAGTGCAAGAGCAAAGAGAAATTCCTGCAAGCTCAGTATCTGACTTTAATCCGGTGTATCATAGCCTTCGGTTGGATGAGATGGGGCATCCTATTTACCGAGCTGTTACAACTGGAACCCTGGGTGAGCCAGCTATTGAACAGCAGGGAGCTGCTGTTGGGCAAAGAACTGGGGGTCAGATAGATCATGGAGGTGGAAAAGGTCAAGGTGAGGTAATTGGAAGCTCACAAACTGTTGATAAACAGTATGAATATGATAGAAGCCTCCAACAGCCTGAGTTTGCAGAGCACCAAAAGGCGTCAGTTCCCCCCCAAGGTATGATAGGGTTAACAGGTACGGTGCAACCACCTTATGGAGTTTTTGTTGGAGCTGTTCCTCAACCATGCCATGGTAATGCCACTGAGCAGCTTCTGGTTCCATCACAGTATCAGGTTAAACAGGAAGTTGCTGCGAATAAACCAGTCAGTAGTGATTTACTTAAAGTTGGCAGTGTGCCTGGTCAAACACTGGATAACTTAAGTGGTGAATCTCCCAAGAATTATTGTGGAACCGCACCTACCATGCTTCCGAAAGAAGATAATATAGAATCTCTTACAGCTTACAACCATTTGAGACAAATTGAGGGAAGGATGGAAAATCTCCTGATGCACCCCGCTGAAATTTTAGCAAATAATGAGCAGAGTAAGCCAGCTGTTGATAATTTTAGAAGGGAAGACATCTTGAATAACAGAGTACAACAGTTTGGTGGGAGGGAGGTATATCCAGGTTTGGTTACAAGTAACGTGAATTCAAATGAAATACCTGTTCCACATGGGAATCCTTTCTTGCCCAACATTCAGGCTGCAGAAGGGTATGAAGTCTCTCAGCACCTTGTAATGACAAATCCGGGTGTGCATGCACAACCAAACTATGGGGTTAATCACTTGATTCCCAGTGAAGTCTCTCCCCATCTAACTGCCCTCTCTGCCCATGCAACAGAGAGAACTCCAGCTATTGCTGAACAGAAAGATGGGGTTCAACATTTCCAGCCAATGGTGAGTCCTACTACTGCAGAAATGACCATACTCGATGGTACCTCACCGTGTGTACAGGAGAATTCAAATTCTTTATATAGCAACCAGGATCCTTGGAATTTACATCATGATTCTCATTTCCCTCCTCCTAAACCTAGTAAACTTCAGCTAAAAAAGGAAGCTGTTGGCACCAAGGGCGAGAATCGTTTTGGCAATACCAATGAGTTGCCAACTACTGCTAATGGTGGATTACAAACACAAATTCGGTTGGAGGATGGAGCTTACCTTCCCTCTGGTAATACAGATTACAGTTCAGATCAATCATGGTCCAAGAAAG GCTCAGAGGAGGAAATGATCAAGCAAGAACTTCAGGCTGTTGCTGAGGGTGTCGCTGCTTCTGTTCTCCAGTCATCAACTCCATCTAATGCTGACCTTTCCTCACATGGGAGGAGTGAGTCCCCATCTTCAAGTCAGCAGAATGTTGAAAGCATTAATGCCGGAAAGGACCCCAAGGATAAATTTGAG gaaactaaaactaaatttCCAGAGAGAGCAAATTTTGGGTTTCCTGTATCAGGTGGCATTGGACGCTTGCAG ATTATAAAGAATGATGACCTCGAGGAGATTCGAGAATTGGGTTCTGGTACATTTGGCACTGTTTATCATGGAAAGTGGAGGGGTACTGATGTTGCAATTAAAAGGATTAATGACAGGTGTTTCGCTGGGAAAGCTTCAGAACAAGAGCGTATG AGGGATGATTTCTGGAATGAGGCCATCAAACTTGCAGACTTGCACCATCCAAACGTTGTTGCCTTCTATGGTGTTGTGCTAGATGGTCCGGGTGGCTCTGTGGCGACTGTTACAGAATATATGGTTAACGGGTCCTTGAGAAATGCTTTACAAAAGAATGAGAG GAATCTGGATAAGAGGAAACGCCTCGTGATTGCCATGGATGTTGCATTTGGAATGGAGTATCTTCATGGGAAGAATATAGTGCACTTTGACTTGAAAAGTGACAACCTGTTGGTTAATCTGCGTGATCCCCACCGTCCAATATGCAAG GTTGGCGATTTGGGGCTATCCAAAGTGAAATGTCAAACACTAATCTCAGGCGGTGTACGAGGAACTCTTCCCTGGATGGCCCCAGAACTTCTCAATGGAAGCAGCAGTCTTGTCTCTGAGaag GTTGACGTATTCTCCTTTGGAATTGTACTGTGGGAACTTCTTACTGGAGAAGAACCATATGCCGAATTGCACTATGGGGCTATAATTG GTGGTATCGTGAGTAACACCTTGCGTCCTCCAGTGCCCGAGTCCTGTGACCCAGATTGGAGGTCACTCATGGAGAGATGTTGGTCAGCTGAACCGTCCGAGAGGCCTAACTTCACTGAGATCGCCAACGAGCTACGAGTGATGCAGTCTAAGATCCCTCCCAAAGGACAAAACCAACAATCATCTCCCTCAGCAAACACCAACCAAGCTAAAACTTAA
- the LOC107025379 gene encoding uncharacterized protein LOC107025379 produces the protein MEDDEFTIPNSPPSLKQKLKNSLCFSCCFTHRNTTTKLHALDYHPPPSRQPSSSDENPSLIWIKPDIKDKCRTIFNFISNGNGNRHKRHSSAEFRYDPLSYSLNFEDDAPLTNFSSRLPPSPSPPQPPVKNLGIAAAVYE, from the coding sequence ATGGAGGACGACGAATTCACCATACCCAATTCTCCACCATCACTcaaacaaaaactcaaaaattcacTCTGTTTCTCCTGCTGTTTCACCCACCGCAACACCACCACCAAACTTCACGCCCTCGATTACCACCCTCCGCCGTCACGGCAGCCGTCGTCCTCCGATGAAAACCCGTCGCTGATCTGGATCAAGCCTGATATCAAAGACAAGTGCCGTACGATCTTCAATTTCATCAGTAACGGGAACGGAAACCGTCATAAACGACACTCATCTGCTGAGTTCCGTTATGATCCTTTGAGTTACTCGTTGAATTTCGAAGATGACGCTCCGTTGACTAATTTCTCTTCTAGACTTCCTCCGTCGCCGTCGCCTCCGCAGCCGCCGGTGAAGAATTTGGGTATTGCTGCCGCTGTTTATGAGTAA
- the LOC107024256 gene encoding probable E3 ubiquitin-protein ligase RHY1A has protein sequence MAGMLPGVECARRRRFHQSNGCIDSSNTSSFSSTRRSSFCLYTSNHEHHLNSSSSKQRGLISQAYQDEKLGEAVREAKQRLDERLSARWKSQNKRGLNNRQKPNQNQEMVENRPNLQGEVFSGLKKSGSKKFNWAKMIWKSQEQDECSICLDQFKISDNLMQLTCAHKFHSKCLVPWLESNAHCPCCRMTIILTSTSA, from the exons ATGGCTGGTATGCTACCTGGTGTTGAATGTGCTAGAAGAAGGAGATTTCATCAAAGTAATGGATGTATAGATTCATCAAACACCTCTAGTTTTTCATCCACAAGAAGGTCTTCTTTTTGTCTATACACTAGTAATCATGAACACCACCTCAATTCAAGTTCATCCAAG CAAAGGGGTTTAATAAGTCAAGCATATCAAGATGAGAAACTAGGTGAAGCTGTAAGAGAAGCCAAGCAAAGGTTGGATGAGAGGCTTAGTGCAAGATGGAAATCACAAAATAAGAG GGGTCTCAACAATAGACAAAAACCAAACCAAAACCAAGAGATGGTGGAGAATAGGCCAAATTTGCAAGGAGAAGTATTTTCAGGACTAAAGAAGAGTGGATCAAAGAAGTTTAATTGGGCAAAAATGATTTGGAAATCTCAAGAACAAGATGAATGTTCAATTTGCTTGGATCAATTTAAGATTAGTGATAACTTAATGCAATTGACATGTGCCCACAAATTCCATTCCAAGTGTTTGGTGCCATGGCTAGAATCCAATGCACATTGTCCATGTTGTAGAATGACAATAATTTTGACTAGTACTAGTGCATAA
- the LOC107024514 gene encoding uncharacterized protein LOC107024514, with protein MAGMLAGVECARRRKFHKNNGLLDPSYNISSSTRRSFLCLYTSSHEHNLTSRLSKERNATSQEYEDEKLGEVAREAKQRLDERLSSQWKSQNKRVAKGYKSLGQWRGLIS; from the exons ATGGCAGGTATGCTAGCTGGTGTTGAATGTGctagaagaagaaaatttcataaaaataatggCTTGTTAGATCCATCATATAATATATCTTCATCCACAAGAAGATCTTTTCTTTGTCTATACACAAGTAGCCATGAACATAACCTTACATCAAGATTATCCAAG GAAAGAAATGCAACAAGCCAAGAATATGAAGATGAGAAATTAGGTGAAGTTGCAAGAGAAGCCAAACAAAGATTGGATGAGAGGCTCAGTTCCCAATGGAAATCACAAAATAAGAG GGTTGCCAAGGGATACAAAAGTCTAGGGCAATGGAGGGGCCTGATTAGCTGA